From a single Halodesulfovibrio marinisediminis DSM 17456 genomic region:
- a CDS encoding chemotaxis response regulator CheY → MGFDPNMRVLVVDDFSTMRRIVKNILRQLGFTNIVEADDGTTAWEVLNKDRIEFIISDWNMPQMTGIELLRKVRGSEEFADLPFLMVTAEAQQENIIEAVQAKVSNYVVKPFTAEIMKQKIDKIFP, encoded by the coding sequence ATGGGCTTTGATCCAAATATGCGTGTGCTTGTTGTGGACGATTTTTCTACTATGAGACGAATTGTTAAAAACATTCTTCGTCAACTTGGCTTTACCAACATTGTAGAAGCAGATGATGGAACTACTGCATGGGAAGTTCTTAACAAAGACCGTATCGAATTTATTATTTCTGACTGGAACATGCCACAGATGACCGGTATTGAACTGCTTAGAAAAGTTCGCGGCAGCGAAGAGTTTGCAGACCTGCCATTCTTAATGGTTACTGCAGAAGCACAGCAGGAAAACATCATTGAAGCTGTTCAGGCAAAAGTTTCCAACTACGTTGTAAAGCCGTTCACAGCAGAAATCATGAAGCAGAAAATCGACAAGATTTTCCCGTAA
- the fliR gene encoding flagellar biosynthetic protein FliR, with the protein MAEFFSFLLTLMRLSLVVFLLPFFEGKTIPRLVKASVCLMLTLAIFPSLSLKASELPAHPFEIAIIMLSEILLGVLLGLAVKFIFAGIRTGGQVIGFQMGFSMLTLANPSSGEQEGITSILLYQLSFTVFIVANGHLYLIKALTDSFELIPPGGLVLSATLGQQILSLSLTMFFLAIKVAAPVMISLLLVELTLGLMGRAAPQMNLLMLGFPVKIAVGLVFIGMLFTLMGQRMEELIMSLGPMFSHLIKAGSPLLQ; encoded by the coding sequence ATGGCAGAATTTTTCAGTTTTCTGCTCACACTCATGCGACTAAGCCTCGTAGTCTTTCTGCTGCCATTCTTTGAGGGAAAAACAATCCCGCGTCTGGTAAAGGCGTCTGTATGCCTCATGCTCACCCTTGCAATATTTCCGTCATTATCACTCAAAGCATCCGAACTTCCTGCTCACCCATTTGAGATTGCGATAATTATGCTCAGCGAAATCTTGCTTGGAGTATTGTTAGGGCTTGCGGTTAAATTTATCTTCGCCGGTATCAGAACCGGCGGTCAGGTTATCGGATTCCAGATGGGTTTCTCCATGCTTACCCTTGCCAACCCTTCCTCAGGCGAACAAGAAGGCATTACATCTATCCTGTTGTATCAATTGAGTTTTACCGTTTTCATTGTTGCAAACGGTCATCTCTATCTCATTAAGGCATTGACTGATTCTTTTGAACTTATCCCACCGGGAGGACTGGTTCTTTCTGCAACGCTAGGACAACAAATACTCAGTTTGTCCCTGACCATGTTTTTTTTGGCAATTAAAGTTGCTGCTCCGGTTATGATCTCTCTTCTGCTGGTGGAATTAACCCTTGGCCTTATGGGTCGTGCAGCACCACAAATGAACCTTCTTATGCTCGGCTTTCCGGTTAAAATTGCTGTAGGTCTTGTGTTCATCGGAATGCTGTTCACCCTTATGGGGCAGCGTATGGAAGAACTTATCATGAGCCTTGGCCCTATGTTTTCACATCTCATCAAAGCCGGTTCTCCGCTGCTGCAATAA
- a CDS encoding FliA/WhiG family RNA polymerase sigma factor has product MEISSFSGKNSSSSSNAWELLESGEKAWAVMSDHEQENVVRHYAPKVRYLASRLKVKLPKNVELGELISAGTLGLMESLGKFKPEMGIKFDTYAENRIRGAMLDELRRLDWFPRSLRQRVRQIEEAMQQVENDKGRSATEEELQQATGLDRAGVREGLVALQSQLCLNLDLIQDTVSADELSDADSQPFKKTASKETLYQISQLVEQLTPREKLVLSLYYSDDLNMREAAEVMGVTEGRISQLHSQALLKLRNNFYAVHGKDSGL; this is encoded by the coding sequence ATGGAAATATCAAGTTTTTCTGGAAAAAACTCCTCTTCCAGCAGTAATGCCTGGGAGTTACTGGAGTCCGGCGAGAAGGCCTGGGCCGTTATGTCCGACCACGAACAAGAAAATGTGGTCCGTCACTACGCGCCTAAGGTTCGATACCTTGCATCACGTCTGAAAGTGAAGCTCCCTAAAAATGTGGAGCTTGGTGAACTTATCAGTGCGGGTACGCTTGGTCTCATGGAATCGTTGGGCAAGTTTAAGCCGGAAATGGGCATCAAATTCGATACCTACGCAGAAAACCGCATCCGCGGCGCAATGCTTGACGAATTACGACGCCTTGACTGGTTCCCTAGAAGCTTACGCCAACGCGTAAGACAAATCGAAGAAGCCATGCAACAGGTGGAAAACGATAAAGGACGTTCCGCCACTGAAGAAGAGCTGCAGCAGGCTACCGGACTCGACAGAGCCGGAGTCCGCGAAGGGCTTGTTGCCCTGCAAAGTCAATTGTGTCTGAATTTAGATCTAATACAAGACACTGTTTCTGCCGATGAGTTAAGTGACGCAGACAGCCAGCCCTTTAAGAAAACTGCTTCAAAAGAGACATTATACCAGATTTCACAACTAGTTGAACAATTGACACCTAGAGAAAAATTGGTATTGTCCCTCTACTATAGCGACGATCTCAATATGCGTGAAGCAGCAGAGGTTATGGGGGTAACTGAGGGTCGCATTTCACAGTTGCACTCTCAGGCGTTACTAAAACTGCGTAATAATTTTTATGCAGTGCATGGAAAAGACAGCGGACTATAA
- the flhA gene encoding flagellar biosynthesis protein FlhA, whose product MAASANASTINYDRFSKHGDILLAGGVVLILFVMLIPIPTLLMDVMLSMSISLALLVLVTSMFIKSPLEFSIFPTLLLVTTLFRLALNVATTRLILLHGSEGPDAAGNVIQSFGQFVVGGNYVIGIVIFAILFILNKMVITSGTTRIAEVAARFTLDAMPGKQMAIEADLNAGLLDEKTATMRRETIRREADFYGAMDGAGKFVQGDVMAGLLITIVNITAGILIAVFQNGMSWGDALSTYTLLTVGDGLVSTIPSLIISTAAGIIVSRAAAEAKMGEEFIGQLTFNSKALNLVGCVLLVFALVPGMPFIAFSFFAVCMFVIARLTSNASADVAERTGASAPGENASGENAQEALDTPEAVQSLLPLDALELEVGYGLIPLVDEAQDGNLLSRIRTIRRQFALDMGVIVPSLHLRDNLQLKPGQYTVLIKGNEMAGAEILIDHFLAMDPGDARHSIKGIETREPAFNLPALWVPEAQKEEAVLAGYTVVDPSTVIATHLTEVFKRSLADFLGRQEVQSLLDNLAKHAPKAVEELVPNVLTLGVVQKVLQNLVRENISIRDLLTIVETLADYGTSVKNPDVLTEYVRERLARTIVRPYMDQENTLPIIMLDPNMEKTISESIRQTEGGAYLALDPATAQHVIQAVNSAVENAVVADGQPVILTSPMVRPHLSQLIMRFIPNIPVISQAEIPADIRLNTVGNVGI is encoded by the coding sequence ATGGCTGCCAGCGCAAACGCTTCTACAATCAATTACGATCGCTTCTCAAAGCACGGAGATATCCTCCTTGCAGGCGGTGTGGTGCTCATTCTTTTTGTGATGCTCATCCCTATCCCTACCCTGCTTATGGATGTCATGCTCAGCATGTCCATCTCATTGGCGTTACTGGTGCTCGTAACATCCATGTTCATCAAATCACCGCTGGAATTTTCCATTTTCCCGACTCTGCTTCTGGTAACAACCTTGTTCCGTCTTGCACTTAACGTGGCAACAACCCGTCTCATCCTGCTGCACGGCAGTGAAGGACCAGACGCAGCCGGTAATGTTATTCAATCCTTCGGACAATTCGTTGTAGGCGGCAACTACGTTATCGGTATCGTAATCTTCGCAATTCTTTTTATCCTGAACAAAATGGTTATTACCTCCGGTACAACACGTATCGCTGAGGTTGCAGCCCGATTCACCCTTGATGCGATGCCGGGTAAGCAGATGGCTATCGAGGCAGACTTGAACGCAGGTCTTCTTGACGAAAAAACTGCTACCATGCGCCGCGAAACCATCCGTCGAGAAGCTGATTTCTATGGTGCGATGGACGGTGCCGGTAAGTTCGTTCAAGGTGACGTAATGGCTGGCCTGCTCATTACTATTGTTAACATTACAGCGGGCATCCTGATTGCTGTTTTCCAAAACGGCATGTCATGGGGCGATGCACTCTCCACTTACACCTTACTCACCGTTGGTGACGGCCTTGTATCCACCATCCCTTCCCTCATTATCTCCACCGCTGCCGGTATCATCGTATCCCGTGCTGCTGCTGAAGCGAAAATGGGTGAAGAGTTCATTGGTCAGCTTACATTCAACTCTAAAGCACTCAACCTTGTTGGTTGCGTACTTCTTGTATTCGCTCTGGTTCCAGGTATGCCGTTCATCGCATTCTCCTTCTTCGCGGTCTGCATGTTTGTTATTGCACGCTTAACATCAAACGCAAGCGCAGACGTTGCCGAACGCACCGGCGCTAGCGCTCCTGGAGAAAATGCGAGCGGAGAAAACGCACAGGAAGCACTGGATACTCCAGAAGCAGTACAATCCCTTCTTCCTTTAGATGCTCTGGAACTGGAAGTTGGTTACGGCCTTATCCCGCTTGTTGATGAAGCACAGGACGGCAACCTGCTCTCCCGCATCAGAACAATCCGCAGACAGTTTGCGCTGGACATGGGTGTCATTGTTCCGTCCCTGCATCTGCGTGACAACCTGCAACTCAAACCTGGGCAGTACACTGTACTCATTAAAGGCAACGAGATGGCAGGAGCTGAAATTCTCATCGACCACTTCCTCGCTATGGACCCGGGCGATGCCCGCCACTCCATTAAAGGCATTGAAACCCGCGAACCGGCATTCAACCTGCCTGCTCTGTGGGTACCTGAAGCACAAAAAGAGGAAGCAGTTCTTGCAGGGTACACTGTTGTTGACCCATCCACCGTTATTGCAACGCACCTTACCGAGGTATTCAAACGCAGCCTTGCCGACTTCCTTGGTCGTCAGGAAGTACAGTCTCTGCTGGATAACCTTGCTAAGCATGCTCCGAAAGCAGTGGAAGAACTTGTACCGAATGTACTTACACTGGGTGTTGTGCAGAAAGTTCTGCAAAACCTCGTTCGAGAAAATATTTCAATCCGCGACCTCCTTACCATTGTTGAGACCCTCGCGGACTACGGAACAAGCGTTAAGAACCCTGATGTACTCACCGAGTATGTCCGTGAACGTTTAGCCCGTACAATTGTTAGACCGTACATGGATCAGGAAAATACACTCCCGATCATTATGCTGGATCCAAATATGGAAAAAACCATTTCTGAATCCATCCGTCAGACAGAGGGCGGAGCATACCTTGCTCTTGACCCAGCCACTGCACAACATGTGATTCAGGCCGTAAACTCAGCTGTAGAAAATGCAGTCGTAGCAGACGGTCAGCCAGTTATCCTGACCTCACCGATGGTACGCCCGCATCTTTCTCAATTGATCATGCGTTTTATCCCGAACATTCCGGTTATCTCCCAAGCAGAAATACCTGCAGACATTCGTTTGAACACTGTTGGTAATGTAGGAATCTAA
- a CDS encoding MinD/ParA family protein, producing the protein MSGNLPLVLSVTSGKGGVGKTNLSVNLAYSLAQKGKRVVLLDADLGLANVDVLLGLTPERNLFHLFSEGVALSDILYSTPYGFDILPASSGIGEMLTLSTGQKLDLLESMDSLEDKVDFLIVDTGAGINDNVLYFNLAVQERIVVLTAEPTSLTDAYSLIKVMKLNHGVEHFKVVVNMAASEKAAKEMFIRLYSACDHFLSGVSLDYAGFLPRDPAVRKAIVAQRPVCQQNPASPVCQAIGKLADKIQNWEISANLDGNIKFFWKKLLFQQ; encoded by the coding sequence ATGAGTGGCAACCTTCCTCTTGTCCTGTCTGTAACCTCCGGTAAAGGAGGAGTAGGCAAAACAAACCTTTCTGTTAACCTTGCGTATTCATTAGCGCAAAAAGGCAAAAGAGTTGTTTTGTTGGACGCAGACTTGGGGCTTGCAAACGTAGATGTTTTGCTAGGGCTTACGCCCGAGCGAAATCTCTTTCACCTGTTCAGCGAAGGGGTTGCCCTTTCCGACATTCTGTACTCAACCCCGTATGGGTTTGATATTCTACCAGCATCTTCCGGCATCGGTGAAATGTTAACCCTTTCCACCGGCCAAAAACTTGACCTGCTTGAGTCAATGGACAGCCTCGAAGATAAAGTAGATTTTCTTATTGTTGATACCGGTGCAGGTATCAACGATAACGTTCTGTACTTCAACCTTGCAGTACAAGAGCGCATTGTAGTGCTTACAGCAGAGCCAACCTCACTGACCGATGCGTACTCCCTCATTAAAGTAATGAAGTTGAACCACGGTGTTGAGCACTTCAAGGTTGTTGTGAACATGGCTGCTTCTGAAAAAGCAGCTAAAGAAATGTTTATCCGCCTGTACTCTGCCTGTGATCACTTCCTATCCGGTGTTTCTTTGGATTACGCTGGCTTCCTGCCGCGCGATCCAGCTGTACGTAAAGCTATTGTGGCTCAACGTCCTGTCTGTCAACAGAATCCTGCATCTCCTGTTTGCCAAGCTATCGGCAAACTTGCAGACAAGATTCAAAATTGGGAAATATCTGCGAATCTTGATGGAAATATCAAGTTTTTCTGGAAAAAACTCCTCTTCCAGCAGTAA
- a CDS encoding flagellar basal body-associated FliL family protein, translating into MANDPTNRPGSAGIQKAQLDMDTLSTPGSMMPNKDDKVELDLDDAPFLMDDEDEEEEQVFDDATPTDVDSFSSPAEFEAASDAARKRKRKLMFGGLGLLVIALIAVGWNMLQPQDVPRPVKRVVKKEKGKYDPPPIVQKDKFDVTWEPFWVEQRDNKKEIRFLVCKFAVFTDNEKLAWEAKNKKVTLRDAIFYYLRNKDLKFLSDKENVQLLKSDLLTVVNQYMGHGQFKDVFIENYLVK; encoded by the coding sequence ATGGCAAATGACCCAACCAACAGACCCGGCAGCGCCGGCATTCAAAAGGCTCAACTAGACATGGATACTCTTTCTACACCAGGCTCCATGATGCCAAACAAGGACGACAAGGTAGAGCTTGATCTTGATGACGCGCCGTTTTTGATGGATGACGAGGATGAGGAAGAAGAGCAGGTATTCGATGATGCCACGCCTACTGACGTTGACTCCTTCTCCAGTCCAGCCGAGTTTGAAGCGGCTTCCGATGCTGCGCGCAAACGTAAACGTAAGCTCATGTTCGGTGGGCTCGGTCTGCTTGTCATTGCCCTTATTGCGGTGGGCTGGAACATGCTACAACCACAAGATGTCCCAAGACCTGTTAAGCGGGTTGTTAAAAAAGAAAAAGGCAAATACGACCCACCACCGATTGTTCAAAAAGATAAATTTGACGTGACGTGGGAACCATTCTGGGTTGAACAGCGTGACAACAAGAAAGAAATTCGTTTCCTTGTCTGCAAATTTGCCGTTTTCACCGATAATGAAAAGCTTGCATGGGAAGCAAAGAACAAAAAGGTAACGCTTCGCGATGCAATCTTCTACTACCTGCGCAACAAGGATCTGAAGTTCCTTTCTGACAAAGAAAATGTGCAGCTGCTTAAGTCTGATTTACTGACGGTTGTGAACCAATACATGGGACATGGACAGTTCAAGGATGTCTTTATTGAAAACTATCTGGTAAAATAA
- a CDS encoding tRNA dihydrouridine synthase, translated as MQYTDNTGLNISPERPWLAPLAGYSDLCFRLLCKEFGAAVVCSEMVSAKGLYYKSNNTHKLLETTEKEAPAVFQLFGNDAEIMSHAMEPLVKAGYTWFDLNMGCSVRKVFKQGCGSSMMRDIDNAVKVAKAMISIADKGKVGFKFRLGVDSDQEVFKELALRLEDAGAGWLTLHPRTAAQGFSGTARWSAIKEIVDAVSIPVIASGDLLEPEDGVRCVKETGAASVMFARGAIGNPAIFDEYTTLYKGETLKRPDPLKTMHLIQRHKELAREYTNERSALFKMRTFVPRYVRLFKGAKALRQRLATCTDWEELDAVIEEFFTRCEAVDLDSISETISMQDTSE; from the coding sequence ATGCAGTATACTGACAATACGGGCTTAAACATCAGTCCGGAACGCCCTTGGCTTGCGCCGCTTGCCGGATACTCTGACCTTTGCTTCAGACTCTTGTGTAAAGAATTCGGTGCAGCTGTTGTGTGCTCTGAAATGGTTAGCGCCAAGGGGCTCTACTACAAAAGCAACAACACCCATAAGCTACTTGAGACAACAGAAAAAGAAGCTCCTGCCGTCTTCCAACTTTTTGGAAACGATGCAGAAATCATGTCACACGCTATGGAGCCACTGGTAAAAGCCGGCTATACTTGGTTTGACCTGAACATGGGGTGCTCTGTCCGCAAAGTATTCAAACAAGGTTGCGGATCTTCCATGATGCGCGACATTGATAACGCTGTAAAAGTTGCCAAAGCAATGATCAGCATCGCTGACAAAGGTAAAGTCGGCTTTAAGTTTCGCCTTGGCGTTGATTCTGATCAGGAAGTCTTCAAAGAACTCGCACTCAGGCTTGAAGATGCCGGTGCGGGTTGGTTAACCCTGCACCCGCGTACTGCCGCGCAGGGCTTCTCCGGAACAGCCCGTTGGTCTGCCATCAAAGAAATTGTAGACGCTGTATCTATCCCTGTTATTGCCAGTGGTGATTTACTGGAACCTGAAGATGGTGTGAGATGCGTCAAAGAAACCGGTGCAGCATCTGTTATGTTTGCACGAGGTGCCATTGGCAACCCTGCTATTTTTGACGAGTACACTACGCTTTACAAAGGCGAGACTCTCAAGCGTCCTGACCCACTTAAAACTATGCACCTCATCCAGCGCCACAAAGAGCTTGCACGCGAATACACCAATGAGCGCAGCGCACTCTTTAAAATGCGTACCTTTGTTCCACGGTATGTGCGGTTATTCAAAGGGGCAAAAGCCCTGCGTCAGAGACTTGCCACATGCACCGACTGGGAAGAACTGGATGCAGTTATTGAAGAATTTTTCACCCGCTGCGAAGCGGTTGATCTGGATAGCATCTCAGAAACCATCAGCATGCAGGATACATCGGAGTAA
- the ispH gene encoding 4-hydroxy-3-methylbut-2-enyl diphosphate reductase gives MEVRRAKTAGFCFGVSLALEKLDAEVEKHDAKIATLGPIIHNPQVLERYEKQNVRCLKNAEEADANERVVIRAHGIPRETETTLTKACKDVVDATCPKVKRAQLGIHSMISKGCFLLLYGEKDHPEVRGLMSYAGDRAFLFNSLEELKNFPLSADIDYCLAAQTTQDREEFARIDEYLQTQLAERLQVLNTICNATRERQQEAIAIAQEVDAMVVVGGYNSGNTRRLADVSRAQGCLTFHVEKSEELSASDFKGMKVVGLTAGASTPRSVIDATEEFLTKL, from the coding sequence ATGGAAGTACGTAGAGCCAAAACAGCTGGTTTTTGTTTCGGAGTTTCACTGGCGTTGGAAAAACTCGACGCCGAAGTGGAAAAGCACGACGCAAAAATTGCGACTTTGGGACCGATTATTCACAATCCACAAGTTCTTGAGCGGTACGAAAAACAAAATGTGCGCTGCCTCAAAAATGCAGAAGAAGCCGATGCAAATGAACGCGTTGTTATTCGGGCACATGGAATACCGAGAGAAACCGAAACAACATTAACCAAAGCATGCAAAGATGTTGTTGATGCAACCTGCCCCAAAGTAAAACGTGCTCAGCTTGGTATCCACAGCATGATCAGCAAAGGATGTTTTCTCCTGTTATACGGAGAAAAAGACCATCCTGAAGTGCGTGGGCTTATGAGTTACGCTGGTGATAGAGCATTTTTGTTTAATTCACTTGAGGAGCTCAAGAATTTTCCACTTTCTGCCGATATAGACTATTGCCTCGCTGCGCAGACTACACAGGACAGAGAGGAATTTGCCCGCATAGATGAGTATCTTCAAACACAGCTGGCTGAACGGCTTCAGGTACTTAATACTATTTGCAACGCAACAAGAGAGAGACAGCAAGAAGCTATTGCAATTGCACAAGAGGTAGATGCAATGGTTGTTGTTGGGGGCTACAACAGTGGAAACACACGCAGACTTGCGGATGTATCCCGTGCACAAGGGTGCCTCACTTTCCATGTTGAAAAATCGGAAGAACTTTCTGCTTCTGATTTTAAAGGCATGAAAGTGGTAGGGCTCACCGCCGGTGCTTCAACCCCGCGTTCTGTTATTGATGCTACGGAAGAATTCCTTACCAAGCTGTAA
- a CDS encoding chemotaxis protein, with product MQTNILLESGTNELEIVEFFLDEVEIDGTSYRGYYGVNVAKVLEIIRMPTVTELPESGHSCILGAFNLRSQVIPLVDLSMWLGKHREETEPPKVIVTEFNNVCTAFQVSGVNRIHRISWEEVEPPSGYVANLSSQSITGVVKINDRIIFLLDLEKIVANLNPDLALKLDDAIDWENGESRRALITDDSGLIREMLTDLMEKANFQVEAHTNGREAWERLCQLKTIAEQSNRPLTDYVQVIVSDIEMPAMDGHSLCKSIKEDPVLKQLPVILFSSIITDKLRHKGESVGADMQVSKPEVTLLAQRAIELIDERRQQQTA from the coding sequence ATGCAGACAAACATACTTTTAGAATCCGGCACTAACGAGCTGGAAATTGTTGAATTTTTCCTCGACGAAGTCGAAATAGACGGCACAAGCTACCGAGGATACTACGGAGTAAACGTAGCCAAGGTACTCGAAATTATCAGAATGCCTACAGTAACAGAACTTCCTGAAAGTGGTCATTCCTGCATTTTGGGCGCATTCAACCTGCGTTCACAGGTTATCCCGCTTGTGGATCTTTCAATGTGGCTTGGTAAACACCGTGAGGAAACAGAACCACCAAAAGTTATTGTAACTGAATTCAACAACGTATGTACCGCATTCCAGGTATCCGGCGTTAACCGCATTCACCGCATCAGCTGGGAAGAGGTTGAACCGCCAAGCGGCTACGTAGCAAATTTAAGCAGCCAGTCCATCACAGGCGTTGTTAAGATTAACGACCGCATCATTTTCTTGCTTGATCTTGAGAAAATTGTTGCGAACCTGAATCCGGATCTTGCACTCAAACTCGATGATGCTATCGACTGGGAAAACGGCGAAAGTCGCCGTGCTCTGATCACAGACGACTCCGGCCTTATCCGTGAAATGCTCACCGACCTGATGGAAAAAGCCAACTTCCAAGTTGAGGCACATACCAACGGCAGAGAAGCGTGGGAAAGACTGTGTCAGCTCAAGACCATTGCAGAACAGAGCAACAGACCACTTACCGACTACGTTCAGGTAATTGTATCAGACATTGAAATGCCAGCAATGGACGGTCACTCTCTTTGTAAATCAATTAAAGAAGACCCTGTCCTTAAGCAGTTACCAGTTATCTTGTTCTCTTCAATCATCACGGATAAACTCCGCCATAAAGGTGAGTCCGTAGGTGCAGACATGCAGGTTTCCAAACCGGAAGTAACCCTGCTGGCACAGCGTGCAATTGAATTGATTGATGAGCGCCGTCAACAGCAGACTGCATAG
- the flhB gene encoding flagellar biosynthesis protein FlhB — protein MPQSDPSKTEKATPKKREKTREDGDVAKSQEVPKAATTLGGIIIVYAWIGTINERIQEIMRSCYTFDATLDMTMKSAINFINTMAFDLVIILAPIFLFLFFFAGISMRVQVGHLWTMKVFKPKWNKFNPIKGMKNMFLSMQTLVRLIKSIAFAAVIGIAPYLVITDEMDNFILLYNATPEGIAEYMLGLVFKVSLYATLAMIFIALADYFYSRWDYEENIKMSKDEVKDEHKQAEGDPKVRSQQRQKMAEMSQKRMMQDVPTADVIVTNPTHISVALRYNAMEAPAPIVVAMGADNIAMKIREIAKENDIPLRENVPLARALYKSVKVGDQIPEDLYKAVASILASLNKFKQKQ, from the coding sequence ATGCCACAAAGTGATCCGAGTAAAACTGAAAAGGCGACGCCCAAGAAGCGGGAAAAGACCCGCGAAGACGGTGACGTCGCCAAGTCGCAAGAAGTTCCCAAAGCTGCCACCACCCTTGGAGGCATTATCATAGTATACGCGTGGATCGGAACAATTAACGAGCGTATTCAGGAAATCATGCGCTCCTGTTACACATTTGACGCCACGCTCGACATGACCATGAAATCTGCCATTAACTTCATTAACACAATGGCATTTGACCTCGTAATCATACTCGCCCCTATTTTTCTATTTCTATTTTTCTTTGCCGGAATATCCATGCGTGTTCAGGTAGGCCACCTGTGGACGATGAAAGTATTTAAACCGAAATGGAACAAATTCAACCCGATCAAGGGCATGAAAAACATGTTTCTTTCCATGCAGACGCTCGTCCGACTCATTAAAAGTATCGCGTTTGCAGCTGTTATCGGCATTGCACCTTACCTTGTTATTACAGACGAGATGGACAACTTCATTCTCCTCTACAACGCAACACCGGAAGGCATAGCTGAATATATGCTCGGGCTTGTCTTCAAAGTGTCCCTGTACGCAACTCTTGCCATGATCTTCATTGCGCTCGCGGACTACTTCTACTCCCGCTGGGATTACGAAGAAAACATTAAGATGTCCAAAGACGAGGTAAAAGACGAACACAAACAGGCTGAAGGTGATCCGAAAGTTCGTTCTCAGCAGCGTCAAAAAATGGCCGAGATGTCCCAAAAACGCATGATGCAAGATGTTCCTACAGCAGACGTTATCGTCACAAACCCGACTCACATCTCTGTAGCTCTGCGTTACAACGCAATGGAAGCTCCTGCGCCAATTGTTGTCGCTATGGGCGCAGACAATATTGCTATGAAAATCAGAGAAATAGCAAAAGAAAACGATATTCCTCTTCGAGAAAACGTTCCTCTGGCACGGGCTTTGTATAAATCAGTAAAGGTGGGTGACCAAATTCCGGAAGACCTCTACAAAGCGGTAGCTTCCATTCTGGCTTCACTCAACAAGTTTAAGCAAAAACAGTAG
- a CDS encoding flagellar biosynthesis protein FlhF, translated as MQVKTFSGQTTRSVLAQIKQEMGEEAVILSKQEGKDADRRWCQITAGVERAVDEIQEAETQDYAAPSGWGRWHEEWSELKGYITELVKPRLQLHKLSPRQRLALEHLQRHDVEDSVILRLLRPLKSDAGMSILTPLGDQITFKPWGNEWKGRVHTFVGPFGVGKTSAAVRMALELRKQNQTMRICFINADCSRGNGRLLLRHYAQLCDMGYYEIRDSITFANTIRDAAKSYDRIIIDMPGLGLRDSFKEQIEHFGLHAIRENTFHRVLSPTASNKQLTATIEKYRAVKGGSIVWTKIDEACTFGTIINTAVSTGLPISAFSYGSGLKGTLTPAQDVMLWRLIFKNQLPGEYTIHQNA; from the coding sequence ATGCAGGTAAAAACTTTTTCAGGACAGACAACTCGTTCCGTACTCGCCCAAATTAAACAGGAAATGGGCGAAGAGGCAGTAATCCTTTCCAAGCAGGAAGGAAAAGATGCAGATAGACGCTGGTGTCAGATTACTGCCGGTGTTGAACGTGCGGTAGATGAAATTCAGGAAGCGGAAACTCAGGATTATGCAGCTCCTTCTGGCTGGGGACGCTGGCATGAAGAATGGTCAGAGCTTAAAGGATACATTACGGAACTCGTTAAGCCTCGTCTTCAGCTGCACAAGCTTTCCCCCCGTCAGCGTCTTGCACTGGAACATCTCCAGCGTCATGACGTTGAAGATTCCGTTATCCTTCGGCTTCTGCGTCCGCTTAAAAGCGATGCAGGCATGTCCATCCTCACCCCACTTGGCGATCAAATCACCTTCAAACCATGGGGGAACGAATGGAAAGGCCGTGTGCACACCTTTGTAGGTCCATTTGGCGTAGGTAAAACCAGCGCTGCTGTTCGAATGGCACTGGAACTGCGTAAGCAAAATCAGACAATGCGCATTTGCTTTATCAATGCAGATTGTTCCCGTGGTAACGGCAGGTTACTGTTGCGTCACTACGCACAGCTTTGTGACATGGGATACTACGAAATTCGCGACAGTATCACTTTCGCCAATACAATACGGGACGCTGCAAAAAGCTATGACCGCATCATCATTGATATGCCGGGACTTGGGTTGCGCGACTCTTTCAAAGAGCAAATTGAACACTTCGGCCTGCATGCTATTCGCGAAAACACTTTCCACAGAGTTCTTTCACCTACGGCCAGCAACAAGCAACTAACTGCAACGATTGAAAAATATCGTGCAGTAAAGGGTGGTAGCATTGTCTGGACTAAGATCGACGAAGCTTGTACATTCGGTACGATAATCAATACAGCTGTTTCCACAGGGCTCCCTATTTCAGCCTTCTCATACGGTTCCGGACTTAAGGGCACACTTACTCCGGCTCAAGACGTAATGTTGTGGAGACTCATTTTTAAGAACCAGCTTCCCGGCGAATATACAATTCACCAGAATGCCTAA